One stretch of Arachis duranensis cultivar V14167 chromosome 1, aradu.V14167.gnm2.J7QH, whole genome shotgun sequence DNA includes these proteins:
- the LOC107489834 gene encoding ATP synthase delta chain, chloroplastic: protein MASLHTTTTASFPSIQTPRSLLTHPKPILNLSLSTTTFPSLSLKLTRPRRSAGALGARMVSTAAASYALALADVAKSNNTLDATTTDIEKIDEIFSDPQVFKFFANPTVDAERKKNLVDEIATSSSFQSHTRNFLNILVDAKRIGLVKEIAKEYEFVYNTLTDTEMAVVSSVVKLESQHLAQIAKQVQKLTGAKNVRIKTVIDPSLVAGFTVRYGNSGSKLIDMSVKKQLEEIAAQLDLGDIKLNE from the exons ATGGCGTCACTTCACACCACCACTACAGCCTCATTCCcttccatccaaaccccaagaTCCCTCCTCACCCACCCAAAACCCATCCTCAACCTCTCCCTCTCCACTACTACCTTCCCCTCCCTCTCCCTCAAACTCACCCGCCCCCGCCGCTCCGCCGGAGCCCTCGGCGCCCGCATGGTCTCCACCGCTGCCGCAAGCTACGCCCTCGCCCTCGCCGACGTCGCCAAATCCAACAACACCCTTGACGCCACCACAACCGACATCGAGAAAATCGATGAAATCTTCTCCGATCCACAGGTGTTCAAATTCTTCGCCAACCCAACCGTAGATGCCGAACGGAAGAAGAATCTCGTCGATGAAATTGCCACGTCATCAAGCTTCCAATCCCACACGCGCAACTTCCTGAACATTCTGGTCGATGCGAAGCGCATTGGGCTGGTGAAGGAGATTGCGAAGGAGTATGAATTCGTGTACAACACGCTCACAGATACGGAAATGGCGGTGGTGAGCTCGGTGGTGAAGCTCGAGTCGCAGCACTTAGCACAGATCGCGAAGCAGGTGCAGAAGCTAACGGGGGCTAAGAACGTTAGAATCAAGACAGTTATTGACCCGAGCCTGGTGGCTGGGTTTACTGTTAGGTATGGTAATTCTGGATCGAAGTTGATTGATATGAGCGTCAAGAAGCAGCTTGAGGAGATTGCTGCTCAGCTTGATTTGGGTGACATCAAACTCAAT GAATGA